One window of the Caminibacter pacificus genome contains the following:
- a CDS encoding ATPase: MIERVYLKEYVTFDEVELEFNEVELEFSKGLIVFTGPSGAGKSVLMRGILSIFGFFDVNAKISEAIIDNKLDLSDYGIETDDEIIFKQIKKNKSRYFINNQAVSKKIVKEIAKKFIDYLSLREINEFQSENIIKVLDKIVAEKDYYVKLEEYKKLFEEYKKLKKKLEEIEQNEKNAKERIEFLKFELSKIEEINPKPDEFDELMKIKKDLSKIEKIKEKAYEVERIFEFENSVYEFLDMIEEDSEFFSNAMNELRIAIDKAHEKAEFLENVDIEEVLERLSNLQELIRRFGSIEEALRYYEEKKEELSLLENLTFEKTNLQKELQQIDTKLHEIADYLHEKRKKAAEIFEKKLNSYLKKLYMPSAEVNVKKEALNPLGADIAEIVVNDIDINTISTGEFNRLRVALLAGKLEYSDEEKTLFLDEIDANLSGEESMSVAEVLKLLSKKYQIFAISHQPQLASIANKHFLVTKNENKSFVKELNENERIEEIARIIGGKEKSQKAIEYAKELLKAGNG; this comes from the coding sequence ATGATAGAGAGGGTATATCTGAAAGAGTATGTGACTTTTGATGAGGTCGAGCTTGAATTTAACGAAGTGGAGCTTGAATTTAGCAAAGGATTGATTGTATTTACAGGACCAAGCGGTGCGGGAAAATCGGTATTGATGAGAGGGATTCTTTCGATTTTCGGTTTTTTTGACGTAAATGCAAAAATAAGCGAAGCAATAATTGATAACAAGCTTGATTTGAGCGATTACGGAATAGAGACGGATGATGAGATAATATTTAAACAAATCAAAAAAAATAAAAGCAGATATTTTATAAACAATCAAGCAGTTAGTAAAAAAATTGTAAAAGAGATAGCCAAAAAGTTTATTGATTATTTATCGCTTAGAGAAATAAACGAGTTTCAAAGCGAGAATATTATTAAAGTATTGGATAAAATAGTCGCAGAGAAAGATTATTATGTTAAGTTGGAAGAATATAAAAAACTTTTTGAGGAGTATAAAAAACTAAAAAAGAAATTAGAAGAGATAGAGCAAAACGAAAAAAATGCAAAAGAGAGAATAGAGTTTTTAAAATTCGAACTCTCTAAAATAGAAGAAATAAACCCCAAACCCGATGAATTCGACGAACTGATGAAAATAAAAAAAGACCTAAGTAAGATTGAAAAAATAAAAGAAAAGGCTTATGAAGTCGAGAGAATTTTTGAATTTGAAAACAGCGTTTATGAGTTTTTGGATATGATAGAAGAGGATAGCGAGTTTTTTTCAAATGCTATGAACGAGCTTAGAATCGCTATTGATAAAGCTCATGAAAAAGCCGAATTTTTGGAAAATGTCGATATCGAAGAGGTGCTTGAGAGATTATCGAATCTCCAAGAGCTCATAAGACGATTCGGCTCGATTGAAGAGGCTTTAAGATATTACGAAGAGAAAAAAGAGGAATTGTCTCTTCTTGAAAATCTAACTTTTGAAAAGACAAACTTACAAAAAGAACTACAACAAATAGATACAAAACTTCACGAAATTGCCGATTATTTACACGAAAAGAGAAAAAAGGCGGCTGAGATTTTTGAGAAAAAGTTAAATTCCTACCTAAAAAAACTATATATGCCAAGTGCGGAAGTGAACGTAAAAAAAGAAGCCTTAAATCCGTTGGGTGCGGATATTGCCGAGATTGTCGTAAATGATATCGATATCAATACGATATCTACAGGTGAATTTAATAGGCTTAGAGTCGCACTGCTGGCAGGCAAACTTGAATACAGCGACGAAGAGAAAACTCTCTTTTTGGATGAGATTGATGCGAATCTAAGCGGTGAAGAGAGTATGAGCGTTGCCGAAGTATTGAAGCTTTTGAGTAAAAAATATCAAATTTTCGCAATTTCTCATCAACCTCAGCTTGCGTCGATAGCAAATAAACACTTTTTAGTAACGAAAAACGAAAACAAATCTTTTGTCAAAGAACTAAACGAAAATGAAAGAATCGAAGAAATTGCAAGAATAATCGGAGGAAAAGAGAAATCTCAAAAAGCGATCGAATATGCAAAAGAACTCTTAAAGGCTGGAAATGGTTGA
- a CDS encoding pyridoxal phosphate-dependent aminotransferase codes for MKPFIVMDVLKKAREMKDVIHLEIGEPDLLPSPKVKTALLEAVKNDKFFYTEAKGLRKLREKISKHYKNFYDVEVDPENIIITTGTSTGFLIAFHFAKKIATPTPGYPCYENFAELENKEFIKIPTKFPEYNLKTEDLESIDFDTLMISSPNNPTGTIYSKEELKEICEFTKNNSKLLISDELYHGLVYTDNYTTALKYNKNAIIINGFSKFFCMPGLRIGWMIVPENLKREAEIIAQNILISAPTLSQYAVLEAFDYEHLQKTKEEFQKRRDFLYEELKDIFPIAKPEGAFYLWCDISKYSNDSLKFANEMLEKAKVATTPGIDFGEYNNFIRIAYTKNIEELKIAAKRIKNFINSI; via the coding sequence ATGAAACCTTTTATTGTAATGGACGTGCTTAAAAAAGCAAGAGAAATGAAAGATGTGATTCATCTGGAAATCGGAGAGCCGGACCTACTCCCAAGTCCGAAAGTAAAAACGGCTCTTTTAGAAGCCGTTAAAAACGACAAATTCTTCTATACCGAAGCAAAAGGTTTAAGAAAACTAAGAGAAAAAATATCAAAACACTATAAAAATTTTTACGACGTAGAAGTAGACCCTGAAAATATTATCATCACTACCGGCACTTCGACCGGATTTTTAATCGCTTTTCATTTTGCAAAAAAAATAGCAACCCCGACTCCAGGATATCCGTGTTATGAAAATTTTGCCGAACTTGAAAACAAAGAGTTTATAAAAATCCCGACAAAATTCCCGGAATATAACTTAAAAACAGAAGATTTAGAAAGTATCGATTTCGATACTCTTATGATTTCTTCGCCGAACAACCCCACAGGCACTATCTATTCAAAAGAAGAGCTAAAAGAAATATGCGAATTTACAAAAAACAATTCAAAACTCCTAATAAGCGACGAACTATACCACGGGCTTGTTTATACGGACAATTATACGACGGCTCTAAAATATAATAAAAACGCAATAATAATAAACGGATTTAGCAAATTCTTTTGTATGCCCGGTCTTAGAATCGGCTGGATGATTGTACCTGAGAATTTAAAAAGAGAAGCGGAAATAATTGCCCAAAATATCCTTATTTCAGCCCCTACCCTATCACAATACGCAGTACTTGAAGCATTTGACTACGAGCATTTGCAAAAAACAAAAGAGGAGTTTCAAAAAAGAAGAGACTTTTTATATGAAGAACTAAAAGATATTTTTCCTATCGCAAAACCGGAGGGAGCTTTTTATCTTTGGTGTGATATAAGCAAATATTCAAACGACTCTTTAAAATTTGCAAACGAAATGCTTGAAAAAGCAAAAGTAGCGACAACGCCCGGGATTGATTTTGGAGAATATAACAATTTCATAAGAATTGCATATACTAAAAACATCGAAGAATTGAAAATTGCGGCAAAAAGAATAAAAAATTTCATTAATTCTATATGA
- the cutA gene encoding divalent-cation tolerance protein CutA, whose product MFIVVYCTIPKDDAKTLANLLVKNSLAACVNIIDEVNSVFLWQGEIKEEKESLLIIKTKQDVFKQLEIFITKNHPYDVPEIIALPIVNANLDYLNWLDDSVKE is encoded by the coding sequence ATGTTTATAGTCGTGTATTGTACTATCCCAAAAGATGATGCAAAGACTCTCGCAAATCTTTTGGTAAAGAACTCTCTTGCCGCTTGTGTAAATATTATCGATGAAGTAAATTCGGTATTTTTATGGCAGGGCGAAATAAAAGAAGAAAAAGAATCTTTGCTTATAATAAAAACAAAACAGGACGTTTTCAAACAACTTGAAATCTTCATCACAAAAAACCACCCGTACGACGTACCCGAAATTATAGCTTTGCCGATAGTCAATGCAAATCTTGATTATTTAAATTGGCTTGATGATAGCGTAAAGGAGTAA
- a CDS encoding NAD(+)/NADH kinase, with translation MTAGFVLKPKDTIKLKETFLKIKKVFESRNIEVLIDSVSAKAIGLLGVEFNDMCEAADFLVALGGDGTLISLARRSYKFNKPILGINAGNLGFLTDINPDNIEEFIDKFLKGEYRIDERMVIEVEYKDKKLYAFNDIVISKEVISSMIHIRVDTNESYLNTYYGDGLIVSTPTGSTAYNLSAGGPVVYPLTEGFVLTPICPHSLTQRPLILPSNFVLEIEVKENFAKLVIDGQEIYNLDEKIKVKKALNPAKLIHRVERNYFDVLRKKLHWGDGK, from the coding sequence ATGACTGCCGGGTTCGTTTTAAAACCAAAAGATACGATAAAACTGAAAGAGACTTTTTTGAAAATAAAAAAAGTTTTCGAGAGTAGAAATATCGAAGTGTTGATAGACAGCGTATCGGCAAAGGCTATCGGGCTTTTGGGTGTCGAGTTTAACGATATGTGCGAGGCGGCCGACTTTTTAGTGGCGCTTGGGGGTGACGGTACCCTTATTTCACTTGCAAGAAGAAGCTATAAATTCAATAAGCCTATATTAGGGATAAACGCCGGTAATTTAGGGTTTTTGACGGATATAAATCCCGATAATATCGAGGAGTTTATTGATAAATTTTTAAAGGGTGAGTATAGGATTGACGAGAGAATGGTTATAGAAGTGGAATATAAAGACAAAAAACTTTATGCTTTTAACGATATCGTAATTTCAAAAGAAGTAATCTCTTCTATGATTCATATAAGAGTCGATACCAACGAATCCTATCTCAATACGTATTATGGAGACGGCCTTATAGTATCGACGCCGACGGGTTCTACGGCTTATAATCTAAGTGCGGGCGGACCTGTCGTCTATCCTTTAACAGAAGGGTTCGTTTTGACGCCTATATGTCCTCATTCGCTAACTCAAAGACCGCTTATTTTGCCGAGTAACTTCGTACTTGAGATAGAAGTAAAAGAAAACTTTGCAAAATTGGTTATCGACGGACAGGAAATTTATAATTTGGATGAAAAAATAAAAGTAAAAAAAGCGTTGAATCCGGCAAAACTTATTCATAGGGTCGAGAGAAACTATTTTGACGTGCTTAGAAAAAAACTGCATTGGGGTGACGGGAAATGA
- a CDS encoding tetratricopeptide repeat protein, with translation MKKLLITLAFGGLLFAMNHGQTNDPDLQLALNGKFKQAFSGFEKRCMNKNDGYACGMVGYMLDKGIGGIEKNHKEAIKYYKKGCELKDADSCTLLGYYEYKQGNTKKAKELLNKACKLGNKDACKYLNKF, from the coding sequence ATGAAAAAATTACTGATAACTTTGGCTTTTGGCGGTTTGTTGTTTGCGATGAATCACGGACAAACAAACGACCCCGATTTGCAATTGGCACTAAACGGAAAATTCAAACAAGCATTTTCAGGGTTTGAAAAAAGATGTATGAACAAAAACGACGGATACGCCTGCGGTATGGTGGGATATATGCTTGATAAAGGTATCGGCGGTATCGAAAAAAACCACAAAGAAGCTATTAAATACTACAAAAAAGGGTGCGAATTAAAAGACGCCGATAGTTGTACGCTACTTGGGTATTACGAATACAAACAAGGAAACACCAAAAAAGCAAAAGAACTTCTAAACAAAGCCTGTAAACTCGGAAATAAAGACGCTTGCAAATACCTAAACAAATTCTAA
- a CDS encoding OsmC family protein, with protein sequence MIKIRHIDGKKYEATNGKDILVIDTQKYSPVELFITGMGNCSLFDVVEMAKNKGFEIKNASMEIEFKRRDTFPKIFTEFHFIYKFDSNADNVTAKRWVLSSLETYCSTINTVRATSKIFYTIILNGETIAFKESIISGNGGDLGLESFHDDDDGFGCACCNS encoded by the coding sequence ATGATAAAAATAAGACATATTGACGGAAAAAAATACGAAGCGACAAACGGAAAAGATATTTTGGTAATCGATACTCAAAAATATTCGCCGGTGGAGCTTTTTATTACGGGTATGGGTAACTGCTCGCTTTTTGACGTAGTGGAAATGGCGAAAAACAAAGGTTTTGAAATAAAAAACGCTTCTATGGAGATAGAATTTAAAAGAAGAGACACTTTCCCGAAAATCTTTACCGAATTTCATTTTATTTACAAATTCGATTCAAACGCCGATAACGTAACGGCTAAAAGATGGGTGTTAAGCTCGCTTGAGACTTATTGTTCGACTATTAATACCGTAAGGGCAACAAGCAAGATTTTTTATACTATAATATTAAACGGAGAAACTATCGCGTTTAAAGAATCCATAATCTCAGGAAACGGTGGAGATTTGGGACTTGAGAGTTTTCATGATGACGATGACGGATTCGGATGCGCTTGTTGTAATTCATAA
- a CDS encoding J domain-containing protein, which produces MHFLHSINSETLNTILLIGGGIIVFFIFLKSLLSSGSSNDYSKNGYYYYQRRGYSYEETNRKKDNDYSYYGYDKNYSYGNYNYNQNSNNSYNNSSNNNSSNNSKKEYQSFTSKNPYQVLGCKETDSTDTIKKAYKKLIKAFHPDIIAGYNLHEDFITFAKIRTQQINDAYNKIRKLRGF; this is translated from the coding sequence ATGCACTTCTTGCATTCAATCAACAGCGAAACTTTAAATACGATACTTTTAATCGGCGGCGGGATTATTGTATTTTTTATATTTTTAAAATCTTTATTAAGCAGCGGCTCTTCAAACGACTATTCTAAAAACGGGTATTATTACTATCAAAGACGCGGTTATTCTTACGAAGAGACAAATCGTAAAAAAGATAACGATTATAGTTATTACGGATACGATAAAAACTATAGCTACGGAAATTACAACTATAATCAAAACTCAAATAACTCTTATAATAACTCCTCAAATAACAATTCCTCAAACAATTCAAAAAAAGAGTATCAATCTTTCACTTCAAAAAATCCGTATCAAGTATTGGGATGTAAAGAAACGGACAGCACAGATACGATAAAAAAAGCATATAAAAAGCTGATAAAAGCATTTCATCCCGATATCATAGCCGGATATAATCTACACGAAGATTTTATTACTTTTGCAAAAATAAGAACCCAACAAATAAACGACGCTTACAATAAAATAAGAAAACTAAGAGGTTTTTAA
- a CDS encoding F0F1 ATP synthase subunit C, producing MKKIVALMAIFAAFAFAADGDTMIKAYSVVAAVVGLGLAALGGAIGMGHASAATIAGTARNPGMGGKLMGTMFIALAMIEAQVIYALVLALIALYANPFLG from the coding sequence ATGAAAAAAATCGTAGCACTTATGGCTATTTTCGCAGCTTTCGCATTCGCAGCTGACGGTGACACAATGATTAAAGCATACAGCGTTGTAGCGGCTGTTGTAGGTCTTGGTCTTGCAGCACTTGGTGGTGCAATCGGTATGGGACACGCTTCTGCGGCAACTATCGCTGGTACAGCAAGAAACCCTGGAATGGGTGGTAAACTTATGGGTACAATGTTCATCGCATTAGCGATGATCGAAGCGCAAGTTATTTACGCACTTGTACTTGCACTTATCGCACTTTACGCTAACCCGTTCTTAGGTTAA
- a CDS encoding LysE family translocator, giving the protein MDYLILAFVGFVAALTPGPDIFYVIRQGLCNGIKNSLIAVAGILSGNIVYLSLVYLGLGTIGKNPYFQLIVGILGAIYLFRIAVIIFNEKVSIKKECDITKNIYKEALFLNLSNPKAMIFFAVVVTPFLSKNIMLSFVALFTGIALAFLTGAVISSKINLEEKLLNLINKIASVVFVFFAIKLLIIAFEAFKEIF; this is encoded by the coding sequence ATGGACTATCTGATTTTGGCATTTGTTGGATTTGTAGCCGCTTTGACTCCTGGACCCGATATTTTTTACGTAATAAGACAAGGTTTATGCAACGGAATTAAAAACTCCCTCATAGCCGTTGCCGGAATTTTGAGTGGAAATATCGTCTATTTATCTCTTGTTTATTTAGGGCTTGGGACGATAGGGAAAAATCCTTATTTTCAGCTTATTGTGGGAATTTTAGGTGCGATTTATCTTTTTAGGATAGCCGTTATAATTTTTAACGAAAAAGTCAGTATAAAAAAAGAGTGCGATATTACAAAAAACATATATAAAGAAGCGCTTTTTTTAAATTTGAGTAATCCTAAAGCTATGATTTTCTTCGCGGTAGTTGTTACACCTTTTTTGAGTAAGAATATTATGTTAAGTTTTGTAGCGCTTTTTACAGGAATTGCACTTGCTTTTCTTACAGGGGCTGTAATAAGCTCGAAAATCAACCTTGAAGAAAAACTCCTAAATCTAATAAACAAAATAGCAAGCGTCGTTTTTGTCTTTTTTGCAATTAAATTATTAATAATTGCATTCGAAGCTTTTAAGGAAATTTTTTGA